The following coding sequences lie in one Mycobacterium sp. DL440 genomic window:
- the rfbA gene encoding glucose-1-phosphate thymidylyltransferase RfbA — protein MRGIILAGGSGTRLHPITTGVSKQLLPVYDKPLIYYPLSTLIMAGIRDILVITTPVDAPAFQRLLGDGSAFGVNLTYAVQQQPEGLAQAFIIGAEHIGTDSVALVLGDNVFYGPGLGTSLRRFQNVSGGAIFAYWVANPTAYGVVEFDSDGSALSLEEKPVVPKSQYAVPGLYFYDNDVIEIARSLHKSARGEYEITGINQTYLSQGRLSVEVLARGTAWLDTGTFDSLLDASDYVRTIERRQGLKIGVPEEIAWREGYIDDAQLAARAKELPKSGYGNYLLELLARK, from the coding sequence GTGCGCGGAATCATCCTCGCCGGCGGTTCCGGCACACGACTTCATCCGATCACGACGGGCGTCAGCAAGCAGCTGCTGCCGGTGTACGACAAGCCGCTCATCTATTACCCGCTGTCCACCCTGATCATGGCCGGCATTCGCGACATCCTGGTGATCACCACACCGGTCGATGCCCCAGCGTTCCAACGGCTTCTGGGTGACGGCTCGGCCTTCGGGGTGAACCTGACCTACGCAGTCCAACAACAGCCCGAGGGCCTGGCTCAGGCATTCATCATCGGTGCCGAGCACATCGGCACCGATTCAGTGGCACTTGTGTTGGGCGACAACGTCTTCTACGGCCCTGGTCTGGGAACGAGCCTGCGGCGGTTCCAAAACGTCAGCGGTGGAGCGATATTCGCGTACTGGGTGGCGAACCCGACGGCCTACGGCGTCGTCGAATTCGACTCGGACGGGTCCGCGCTGTCGCTTGAGGAGAAGCCGGTCGTCCCCAAATCCCAATACGCGGTGCCCGGGCTGTACTTCTACGACAACGACGTCATAGAAATAGCGCGATCGCTCCATAAATCAGCCCGCGGCGAATACGAGATCACCGGGATCAATCAGACCTACCTGAGCCAGGGCCGGCTCTCCGTCGAGGTATTGGCCCGCGGCACCGCGTGGCTGGACACCGGCACCTTCGACTCGTTGTTGGACGCCAGTGACTACGTCCGCACCATCGAACGCCGCCAGGGGCTCAAAATCGGTGTCCCCGAGGAGATCGCGTGGCGGGAGGGCTACATCGACGACGCCCAACTGGCCGCGCGCGCCAAAGAACTGCCCAAATCCGGATACGGCAACTATCTGTTGGAGCTGTTGGCGCGCAAGTAG
- a CDS encoding maleylpyruvate isomerase family mycothiol-dependent enzyme has translation MDPNNGIRDDGRAQRGRTPQLLPIPAAASAYRLVYKRIDALLRGRADVAPLPVPACPAWTVRQTVAHLTGVAHDIVSLNLENKAADSWTQAQVDRLDGHSIDELLDQWQQAIDSVTSTLTMAPEASACQLVFDTLTHEHDIRGALGEPGSRTGDLAFNAALAFVTAMGDQFIRQGKLPALLLTTPAVGTVQLGQPHTAHGQIALDISDFEALRSFGGRRSLRQLSQLPWDGDPTHLFPAFTHLLPAFSNDGLRPPTDDLIE, from the coding sequence GTGGACCCGAACAATGGGATACGCGACGACGGCAGGGCACAACGCGGCCGCACGCCCCAGCTGCTGCCGATCCCCGCCGCCGCATCGGCCTACCGCCTCGTCTACAAACGTATCGATGCACTGCTCCGCGGCCGCGCCGACGTCGCTCCACTGCCGGTGCCGGCATGTCCCGCCTGGACCGTCCGCCAGACCGTCGCACATCTGACCGGCGTCGCCCACGACATCGTGTCACTCAACTTGGAAAACAAGGCCGCCGACTCCTGGACGCAAGCGCAGGTCGACCGTCTCGATGGACACAGCATCGACGAACTACTCGACCAATGGCAGCAGGCCATCGACTCGGTGACATCGACCCTCACCATGGCCCCCGAAGCGTCCGCGTGCCAGCTGGTTTTCGATACCCTGACCCATGAGCACGACATCCGCGGTGCTCTGGGCGAGCCGGGTTCGCGCACAGGCGATCTCGCGTTCAACGCTGCACTCGCATTCGTCACGGCCATGGGCGACCAATTCATCCGACAAGGGAAGCTGCCAGCGCTCCTATTGACCACCCCGGCCGTTGGTACCGTCCAACTCGGCCAACCGCACACCGCGCATGGTCAGATCGCCCTCGATATCTCTGATTTCGAAGCCCTCCGATCCTTCGGCGGACGACGCAGTCTCCGACAGTTGTCCCAACTACCCTGGGATGGAGATCCGACACACCTGTTCCCCGCCTTCACCCACCTGCTGCCCGCCTTCAGCAATGACGGACTACGACCGCCAACCGACGACCTCATCGAATGA